The Stigmatella aurantiaca DW4/3-1 genome contains the following window.
ACGTTCGATATCTCCATTCTGGAACTCAACGCCGGTGTCTTCGAGGTGAAGAGCACCAACGGCGACACGTTCCTGGGGGGCGAGGACTTCGACCAGCGGCTGGTGGACTTCCTGGCCAAGCGCTTCGCCGAGCAGAACAACGGCATCGACCTGCGCAAGGACCGCATGGCGCTGCAGCGGCTCAAGGAGGCCGCCGAGCGCGCCAAGCACGAGCTGTCCAGCGCGGCGGAGACGGAGGTGAACCTGCCGTTCATCACCGCGGACGCCACCGGCCCCAAGCACCTCACGGAGACGGTGGAGCGCGGCACCTTCGAGGGGCTCGTCTCGGACCTGATCGAGCGCTCCATCGAGCCGTGCAAGGTCGCGCTGAAGGACGCCGGCGTCGCCGCGCAGCAGATCAACCAGGTGCTGCTGGTGGGCGGCATGACGCGCATGCCGAAGGTGCAGCAGCGCGTGAAGGAGTTCTTCGGCAAGGAGCCGCACAAGGGCATCAACCCGGACGAGGTGGTCGCCGTGGGCGCGGCCATCCAGGGCGGCGTGCTCAAAGGCGAGGTGAAGGACGTGCTCCTGCTGGACGTCACGCCGCTGAGCCTGGGCGTCGAGACGGCCGGTGGCGTCTTCACGAAGATCATCGAGAAGAACACCACCATCCCCTGCAAGAAGAGCCAGGTGTTCTCCACGGCGGTGGACAACCAGCCGCTGGTGAGTGTGCACGTGCTCCAGGGCGAGCGCGAGATGGCGGCGAACAACAAGACGCTGTCGCGCTTCGAACTGGTGGGCATTCCCCCCGCCCCGCGCGGCGTGCCGCAGATCGAGGTCTCGTTCGACATCGACGCGAACGGCATCGTGCACGTGGGCGCCAAGGACCTGGGCACCGGCAAGGTGCAGCAGGTGCGCGTGGTGAGCAACTCCGGCCTGTCCGAGGCGGAGATCCAGGCGATGATTTCCGAGGCGCAGGCACACCTGTCCGACGACAAGCGGAAGAAGGAACTCGCCGAACTGCGCAACAACGCCGATGGGCTCATCTACACCACGGAGAAGAGCCTGGAGGAGTACGGCAACCTGCTCGCCGAGAAGGACCGCGAGGAGATCAAGGTGGACCTGGAGCACCTCAAGTCGGTGCTGGCCACCGAGGATGCGACCCTGCTGAAGGAGTCCTTCCAGCGGCTGGAGGGCAGCGCCTACCGAATCGCGGACGCCATCTACTCCGGTGAGGCGAAGTCGTCCGGCTGAAGTCTCGCCTCCTCTCCCCGGGGCATCCCGGGGGGAGCTCTCCGGGGGGTTTATGAAGGCCGTGAGCTTCCCATCGCTCGAAGCCGAGGTCTCTTTCCTGCGAGGATTGACGGCCGTCCACCGCATGGCGGACGACATCCTCGAGGACTGCTTCGAGCGAGGGCTGGATCTCGACA
Protein-coding sequences here:
- the dnaK gene encoding molecular chaperone DnaK yields the protein MGKVIGIDLGTTNSCVAVMEGGEPVVIPNSEGSRTTPSMVGFTDSGERLVGQIAKRQAITNPENTVYAVKRLIGRKLDSPEAKKAIGVSSFKVVSSPNGDAWVEIRGKGFSPPEISAIVLMKMKQTAEDYLGEPVTEAVVTVPAYFNDGQRQATKDAGRIAGLNVLRIINEPTAAALAYGLDKVKESKTERIAVYDLGGGTFDISILELNAGVFEVKSTNGDTFLGGEDFDQRLVDFLAKRFAEQNNGIDLRKDRMALQRLKEAAERAKHELSSAAETEVNLPFITADATGPKHLTETVERGTFEGLVSDLIERSIEPCKVALKDAGVAAQQINQVLLVGGMTRMPKVQQRVKEFFGKEPHKGINPDEVVAVGAAIQGGVLKGEVKDVLLLDVTPLSLGVETAGGVFTKIIEKNTTIPCKKSQVFSTAVDNQPLVSVHVLQGEREMAANNKTLSRFELVGIPPAPRGVPQIEVSFDIDANGIVHVGAKDLGTGKVQQVRVVSNSGLSEAEIQAMISEAQAHLSDDKRKKELAELRNNADGLIYTTEKSLEEYGNLLAEKDREEIKVDLEHLKSVLATEDATLLKESFQRLEGSAYRIADAIYSGEAKSSG